The bacterium DNA window ATGGGGATCCTTCTCCGTGTCATACAGTTCTTCTTGCGGTTTTTTTTCGCCGAAAAAAAGCGTCTGGGCGCCGGTCAACCGGCCTTCCGCATGCCACCGGCGCCACTCTTTCATTGAGGGCATTTCATCCATATAGCTGATCTTTTGTGCATACGGCTTCTCCGGCTGCAGATTAGCCAGATATTTAAATCGTTTATCGCGTGCCGCGCGGATGCAGTCATAGGTCTCATCCATACGATCGCGGGCGGCAAAGATAAAACGCCGTGCGGATTCGGCTTTTTTGCCGAGAAAGGCTTCGCCCTGCATGTGTTTGGGAACAGGTACGCCGGCGACGGAAAGAACAGTGGGAGCGAAATCCACAAAGCTGACCAAGCGGTCCGTCACTGAACCAGGCTGTACATGCCCGGGCCAGCGGATCAGCAACGGCACCCGTACTCCGGAATCATACAGCCATCGTTTGGCGCGCGGCAGGCCGCGGCCGTTGTCGCCGAAAATAAACACGATGGTGCTGTCGCGCAAGCCGTCCTCATCGAGCTCCTGTAGCCTTTGGCCGATCTGGCGGTCGGCGACGGCAATATTGTCATAGTAACGCGCATAATCGTTGCGCACCACGCCGGTATCCGGGTAGTAGGGCGGCAGAACGATGGACGTCGGATCGGTGATCACTTTTTTTTCCAGCGGCAGGCGGATCTGGCTTTCATGGGTGATGGTGTGATTGATCACCGCAAAGAAGGGCTGGCTTCCACTCCGATTGCGCCAGTGGGCGCCGGCCCGGCAGTCATCCCAAATGGAGATCGGATTGCCGAATTGATAATCGGTTTTTTCATCATTGCTGCAGTAATAGCCGGTCAGACGAAGATATTCCGCAAAATGTTTCACCTGCGGCGGCGGCACCGCTTCGTAGGGTTTGGGCAGCCAGGGAAAATCTTTGGTGCGCGTGCGCATATGGTGCGTACCGATGCTGTTCGAATACATGCCCGTGGCCAGGCAGGCGCGGCTGGGAGCAGAGACGCCGGATACAGAGAAACAGTGGGTGTAGCGCACC harbors:
- a CDS encoding sulfatase-like hydrolase/transferase produces the protein MVRAEEKDARPNILWLTLEDVSPDLGCYGDAVAQTPCLDRFSREAVRYTHCFSVSGVSAPSRACLATGMYSNSIGTHHMRTRTKDFPWLPKPYEAVPPPQVKHFAEYLRLTGYYCSNDEKTDYQFGNPISIWDDCRAGAHWRNRSGSQPFFAVINHTITHESQIRLPLEKKVITDPTSIVLPPYYPDTGVVRNDYARYYDNIAVADRQIGQRLQELDEDGLRDSTIVFIFGDNGRGLPRAKRWLYDSGVRVPLLIRWPGHVQPGSVTDRLVSFVDFAPTVLSVAGVPVPKHMQGEAFLGKKAESARRFIFAARDRMDETYDCIRAARDKRFKYLANLQPEKPYAQKISYMDEMPSMKEWRRWHAEGRLTGAQTLFFGEKKPQEELYDTEKDPHEVNNLAEDPAYQADLLRLRRACQRWRKEIHDLADTPEPKMIAAMWPGGIQPQTEAPTLRPAAGRFIKPMQVRLTCATRGASIVYTTEPGAKPHWHLYGAPITLTASATLRCKAIRYGYKESAEVRGEYILQPR